A part of Terriglobus roseus genomic DNA contains:
- a CDS encoding inositol oxygenase family protein: protein MGSAVVDVVGENGLPIEHEWEEFLQGRYKEGKNQEEFRVYDAEANPGVAEFYRLNHTYQTHEYVLGKEKEYFGLTRGKKSIWEAAEYLNTLVDDSDPDTDLTQIEHLLQTSEAMRANNEPRWMVATGFVHDLGKCLCLYGEPQWGVVGDTFPTGCAYSDQVVFPEYFKANPDYNNPLYQTKYGIYEPNCGLDKVKMSFGHDGYIYEVMKNYLPMEALYMLRYHSFYAWHRHGAYDHLCNEQDRAMLPSVLRFNPYDLYSKGNTKPDMAQLKPYYDDLFAEFFPEKLDW from the coding sequence ATGGGTTCTGCAGTTGTTGATGTTGTGGGTGAGAACGGTTTACCGATCGAGCACGAGTGGGAAGAGTTCCTTCAGGGCCGTTACAAAGAAGGCAAGAATCAGGAAGAATTCCGCGTTTATGACGCGGAGGCAAACCCTGGTGTTGCAGAGTTTTACCGCCTGAACCATACCTACCAGACGCATGAATACGTGTTGGGCAAAGAGAAGGAATACTTCGGCCTCACGCGCGGCAAGAAGAGCATCTGGGAAGCGGCCGAATATCTAAATACCCTCGTCGACGACAGCGACCCCGACACCGATCTGACCCAGATCGAGCACCTGTTGCAGACCTCCGAAGCCATGCGCGCCAACAACGAGCCGCGCTGGATGGTGGCAACCGGTTTCGTTCATGATCTGGGCAAGTGCCTCTGCCTGTACGGCGAACCGCAGTGGGGCGTTGTGGGCGACACCTTCCCCACCGGCTGCGCCTACTCCGACCAGGTAGTCTTCCCCGAATACTTCAAGGCAAATCCGGATTACAATAACCCCCTATACCAGACCAAGTACGGCATCTACGAGCCAAACTGTGGACTGGACAAGGTGAAGATGAGCTTTGGCCACGACGGCTACATCTACGAAGTCATGAAGAATTACCTCCCCATGGAGGCGCTCTACATGCTTCGTTACCACTCGTTCTACGCATGGCACCGCCACGGCGCTTATGACCACCTGTGCAACGAACAGGATCGCGCAATGCTGCCTTCCGTACTTCGCTTCAACCCCTATGACCTGTACTCGAAGGGCAACACTAAGCCAGATATGGCCCAGCTGAAGCCCTATTACGACGATCTCTTTGCGGAGTTCTTCCCCGAAAAGCTCGACTGGTAA
- a CDS encoding carbohydrate kinase family protein, protein MKEMSHKPKSTKVDLVGVGLNATDTVIPLASFPALGSKTEYSERSILLGGEVSTAVIACRRWGLRTRYIGRLGDDYAARLHRAAFDDVGVETHITAVEDAASPQSLILVDGSGERTVLCHRDPRLTLQPEDLHREWITSARALLVDGYHTTAAITAAGWAREAGIPVIADLDVIRPGVDDLLPLVDYVLASREFPSALTGEPDPLKALKLLQERADCNLAGITLGLDGVLTFNGKQILQRPAYRVSTVDTTGAGDLFHAGFIYGLLQGWPLERQLDYACAAAALNCTRAGARGRIGTVEEITRIMLADQRYTIQNAIAREATTSS, encoded by the coding sequence ATGAAGGAGATGTCGCACAAACCGAAGAGCACAAAGGTCGATCTGGTAGGCGTGGGTCTGAACGCCACCGACACTGTCATTCCCCTTGCCAGCTTCCCCGCCCTCGGTTCTAAGACCGAATATTCTGAGCGCAGCATCCTTCTTGGTGGCGAAGTCTCAACCGCCGTCATCGCCTGCCGCCGCTGGGGCCTTCGTACGCGTTACATCGGACGTCTTGGAGACGACTACGCTGCACGCCTGCACCGCGCTGCCTTTGATGACGTCGGTGTCGAAACACACATTACAGCTGTAGAAGACGCGGCAAGCCCTCAGTCGCTGATCCTTGTTGACGGCTCTGGCGAGCGCACGGTTCTCTGCCATCGCGATCCGCGCCTAACGTTGCAACCGGAAGATCTTCACCGAGAGTGGATCACCTCTGCCCGCGCGCTGCTCGTAGACGGATATCACACCACTGCTGCTATCACTGCAGCAGGTTGGGCCCGTGAGGCCGGAATCCCCGTCATTGCTGATCTGGATGTGATTCGTCCCGGCGTAGATGACCTGCTGCCGCTGGTTGATTATGTTCTCGCCAGCCGCGAGTTCCCTTCCGCCCTTACCGGCGAGCCTGATCCATTGAAGGCTCTCAAGCTCCTTCAGGAACGCGCAGATTGCAATCTAGCCGGCATCACCCTGGGCCTTGATGGTGTCCTCACCTTCAACGGAAAGCAGATTCTGCAGCGCCCCGCATATCGCGTCTCCACTGTGGACACCACAGGTGCGGGCGACCTCTTCCATGCAGGCTTTATCTACGGCTTGCTGCAGGGCTGGCCGCTGGAGCGTCAGCTTGATTACGCCTGTGCCGCCGCGGCATTGAACTGCACACGCGCCGGCGCACGTGGTCGCATTGGAACAGTGGAAGAGATCACGCGCATCATGCTTGCGGATCAGCGATACACCATTCAAAATGCGATCGCCAGAGAAGCCACAACCTCGTCTTAA